In the genome of Nocardioides seonyuensis, one region contains:
- a CDS encoding SDR family oxidoreductase, giving the protein MTVTTPLSLDNLFSLEGRSALITGGSRGIGRMIAEGFVRNGVRVYISARKAEACDQAAAELADHGHCVSLPADVSTAEGIAQLVAAYREHESSLDILVNNAGAAWAAPFEEFPEAGWDKVMDLNVKTPFFLTQALKPDLVAASSDHLAKVINIASIDGLSVNPLETYSYHASKSGLVHLTRRMAVELIKDRIAVSAIAPGAFASDMNKAARDHGEEIRAGIPAGRIGEPEDMAAAAIYLASRAGDYVIGSTITVDGGVTHVR; this is encoded by the coding sequence ATGACAGTCACCACCCCGCTCTCCCTCGACAACCTGTTCTCGCTCGAGGGGCGCAGCGCCCTGATCACCGGGGGGTCACGCGGGATCGGCCGGATGATCGCCGAGGGCTTCGTGCGCAACGGCGTCCGCGTCTACATCTCGGCGCGCAAGGCCGAGGCGTGCGACCAGGCCGCCGCGGAGCTCGCGGACCACGGCCACTGCGTCTCACTACCTGCCGACGTGTCGACCGCGGAGGGGATCGCCCAGCTCGTCGCGGCCTACCGCGAGCACGAGTCGAGCCTCGACATCCTGGTCAACAACGCCGGGGCAGCGTGGGCCGCGCCGTTCGAGGAGTTCCCCGAGGCCGGGTGGGACAAGGTCATGGACCTCAACGTGAAGACGCCCTTCTTCCTCACCCAGGCGCTCAAGCCGGACCTCGTGGCCGCATCCTCCGACCACCTGGCCAAGGTCATCAACATCGCCTCGATCGACGGCCTGTCCGTCAACCCGCTCGAGACCTACAGCTACCACGCCAGCAAGTCCGGGTTGGTCCACCTGACCCGTCGCATGGCGGTCGAGCTGATCAAGGACCGCATCGCCGTGTCCGCCATCGCCCCGGGCGCCTTCGCGTCCGACATGAACAAGGCCGCGCGCGACCACGGCGAGGAGATCAGAGCAGGGATCCCCGCCGGCCGCATCGGGGAGCCGGAGGACATGGCGGCCGCGGCGATCTACCTCGCCTCCCGGGCGGGTGACTACGTGATCGGCTCGACCATCACGGTGGACGGCGGCGTCACGCACGTCCGCTAA